In one Brassica oleracea var. oleracea cultivar TO1000 chromosome C9, BOL, whole genome shotgun sequence genomic region, the following are encoded:
- the LOC106317003 gene encoding uncharacterized protein LOC106317003: MLTGDATLVLNKSVSTFIKTRMVCRAEEALKQRENLKRCKQDHDRQKKKVQSITDCKKEKSCRFKRSTSNLDQDGASSAIFFLACIACSSFSNNL, encoded by the coding sequence ATGTTGACAGGAGATGCTACTCTTGTCCTAAATAAATCTGTAAGCACTTTCATCAAAACAAGAATGGTGTGCAGAGCAGAAGAAGCTTTGAAGCAGAGAGAGAACCTAAAGAGGTGTAAACAAGATCATGATCGCCAAAAGAAGAAGGTGCAATCAATCACAGATTGCAAGAAAGAGAAAAGTTGTAGATTCAAGCGAAGCACTTCTAATCTCGACCAGGACGGCGCTTCCTCAGCCATATTTTTCCTTGCTTGCATTGCCTGCTCATCCTTCTCCAATAATCTCTAA